In Chryseobacterium oryzae, the genomic stretch TTGAACTGATTGTTTAAATCAAACTCAGTTTCTACAATGCTTTTCTCATCGGTTTTAGAAATAGATTTTATATCTGCTCTTTCTCCTAAAATAAGCCTGAGTGCACCTAGAATAATAGATTTTCCGGCTCCGGTTTCTCCCGTAATTACCTGTAAACCATTGTTTAAGGAAACTTCAAGAGCATCAATTAGTGCAAAATTTTTAATGTAAATTCTCGAAAGCATAAATCGGTAGCAGATTTCATTTAATACTGCAAAGATAAAATTTGGAAATCAGAATTTGGGATTTGTACGGGGTTATTTCCATTTATTCCAACGAGAATCTGCATTTTTTGGAGAGAAAATAATCATTTGCTGCTTCAGTTCGTTCATGTTTACGCCACCATTATTGCCTGAATTGAAAATATTGAAAATTTCATCGGCTTTGGTATCCATAAACAGATTGAAGAAATAATTTTGCTGAAAAGTGTTTTCATATATTTTAAGCTGCAGCAAAGCATCAGCAATAATTTTCTTAGCCTGAGTCTGATCCTGATTGTATAAAGCGTCTAATCCTGCTCTGTGATAGGTGTACATTGTAGCCCGAAGCTGGCTCATATTAGGATTCAGTATTTCTCCAATTAAAATAGATCTGCTTCTTGGTTCATTAATTTGGTTCCAGCCTTCATAACCTCTGTTCTGAGAGTTTTGGGCAATTTGCTGGGCTTTAGAAAACCATTGCGATCCGCTCATAGATTGGAAGCTGTCTGCATCGTACCCTAAAATAAGATATACATAAAAACTGATGACATCGATGAGGTTTCTGCCAGAAAATTGTCTTTCATTAAATATTAAATTTTCGTTTTCTGCGTATTCAAAACCGAATTTTGTGTCCTGAAGATTAAGCAGCGGCGACTCGTAAGAGGTGTTGTAAACTGGGCGAACTGCCTGTACAACGATAGATCCTTTATACTTGTTTCCGTCTCTTTCGCTGAGAACAATTGCGAAATTAGATTTTACTTTTTCAAAATTCTGAAGTTTTCTGCCTGTCCAGCTCGTATTATTAATGAAATCTCTTAAGCTTTTCTCTAATGATTTGTATGCCTGAGTGTTACTTCCGCCTAAAAGTTGAGAGTTTACCTGAACTGTAGCAAGGATTTCCTGGGAAAAACCAAAATTAAACAGGATCAGAAAAAAAAGTATGATTGTTTTTTTCATTTTTTTATTAAATATTCAGAACGGAAATTTATAACAATTATTTTAAAATTTGGGTTTCAATACAATCAAGTATATCTTTAGCAACCTCTTCTTTAGATTTCAGCACAAAATCAAATACTTCTTTTTTTGAGAAAATTTTTATTTTGTTGGTGTCATTTTTAAAACCTGCTCCTTCATCGCGAAGAGAATTTAAAACAATGAGGTCTAAATTTTTCTTCTCTAGTTTAGCTTTTGCATTTTCTTCTTCATTTTGTGTTTCAAGGGCAAAACCTACGAGCGTCTGATGGGTTTTTTGCTCGCCCATCGCTTTTAGAATATCCGGATTTTTGATGAGTTCTATGGTTAGGTTTTCATCATTTTTTTTAATTTTTTCAGGAGAAACTTCTTTTGGAGTATAATCTGCAACGGCAGCACTTGCAATGGCAATATCGGTGTGACTGTAAAATTCAAAAACCTTATTGTACATTTCTTTTGCAGAGGTAATTCTATACAAATCAATATTTTGGTGGGTGGTTTTTAAAGATGAGGGTCCAGAAATAAGAATAACTTTGGCTCCTCTTTTTGCTGCTTCTTCTGCTAAAGAAAAACCCATTTTACCGGATGAATGATTTCCGATAAATCTTACAGGATCTATAGCTTCGTAAGTAGGTCCAGCTGTAATTAATACGGTTTTCCCCAGTAAACTTTTTTTAAGATGAGATTCAAAAAAATCTTCTATTGTTTTTACAATGGTTTCTGGTTCTGCCATTCTTCCTTGTCCGTACAAACCGCTTGCAAGCTCTCCGCTTTCGGCAGGAATTACGATGTGTCCGAAATCTTCTGCCATTTCCAGATTGTTTTTGGTGGAAGGATGTTGATACATATCCAAATCCATTGCGGGAGCAATAAAAACAGGGCATTTAGCAGACATATAAGTTGCAATAAGAAGATTGTCGCAAATACCGTGGATCATTTTTGCTAAAGTATTTGCGGTACATGGTGCAACCAGAATAATATCTGCCCAAAGTGCCATTTCTACATGGCTGTTCCATGTTCCGTTTTCGCTGTAAAAATCTGAATACACAGGTTTTTTGGAAAGGGTAGAAAGACTTAGTTTGGTTACAAAATTTTCTGCATCAGGAGACATAATTACCTGTACTTCTGCATCTTTTTTGATAAGTTCTCTAATCAGAAAATGAATTTTATATGCTGCGATGCCGCCAGAAACTGCAATGAGAATTTTTTTTCCTGATATGCTCATGAAAGAAATTTTTAAAGGACTAATTTACTTATTTTTTTTCACAAAGATTACTATAAACAGTAAAGGTCATAAAAGAACTCTTCTATGACCTTTGCCTATAATATTAAAAAATTGATTACTTCTGTCTGTCTTCAGTTTTTCTGAAGTAAACTTCACCATCTAACCATTCCTGAATGGCAATAGAAGTAGGTTTAGGAAGTTTTTCGTAGTGTTTTGAAATTTCAATTTGCTCTCTGTTTTCAAAAACTTCTTCCAAAGTAGAGTTGTGTACCGCAAATTCGTCTAATTTATTGTGTAATTCAGTACGGATTTCTGCGTTAATCTGTTCTGCTCTTTTTCCCATGATAACAATAGCTTCATAGATTGAGTTTACTTTGTCTTCAATCTTATCTTTATCGTAAGTAATGGTGTTTACTTCTGCTTTTGTATCTTTTACGCTCATTTTGAGAAAATTAATTTAATTATAAGTTGGCAAATTTACGAATTATCTTTGAATTCTGAAAGTCGCTGCAGGTGGTGGTGTATTTATCGCTGCACTGTCTCTCTGGATCTGCATTGCCTGCTTTTCGTGAGAGATTTGATCTTTAATCTGCTGTTCTGTTTTAGAGTCTTTCGCTTGTTTATCTGCTATTCTTTTCTGTTTGGCAGTAAGCAAAGCTATTCTTTCGTCATTTTGTTTTTTAACTATTACAAAATCTTTCTTTTCCTTTTCAAGCTTTTCTCTTAAGTCTGCAGCTGTTTTGGCGGCCTGAGAATTAGGAAGTTCCTTTTCTACTTGTTTGGTGAAAGCTAAAGCATTATCTATACGTTCGTCTTTCAGCTCAAAGTTGGATCTCATTGCCAGAAAATAACGTGCATTCAGGATATAATCATAGATTTTTGGACGAAGCTTTGTACTTGGGAAATCTTCCAGAACATTTTCAAATGCAACGGATGTAGATTTGTAATCTCCCATTTTGTAGTATTGTTTAGCATTTTCATAAGCTTTAAATTCCAGCTTATAAGAAAGCTCATCAATCATTGTATTGATGTTTTTTGATCTTTCGGAATTCGGATAATTGTTGATGAATTCCTGTAGCTCATTAATAGCCAATTCTGTGCTCGACTGATCCAGGTTATAGTCCATAGAGCCATTATAATAACACAAAGCAGACATGTAAGCTGCTTCTTCTTTGCGGCTGTCTTGCGGGAAACTTACAGAGAAGTTTTTAAACTGATTTCCTGCAAGTCTATAGTTTTTGTCGTAATAATTAGCGTATGCAGAATTGAAGACTACATTCGGCGCATCATCTGTACCGGCAACCAGATTAGGAAGTCTATCGTATAATGCTAAAGCATTTTTCCATTTCTTTTTAGCAAAATTTTCGTTAGCAGTTTTCAGAATAAAATTTTTATCTGCACTTCTCAGAGCTTTTTCCTGCTGACTTTTACATGCTGCCAAAACAGCAACGGCGAAAATACCTAAAATATATTTTTTCATATACATTGTAACAGTTCACGGGTTTACCGTACTATCAATTTGCAAAAATATAACTTTTTTGCTAAAAGATTTTTTTTTATGATTTTTTAACGTTAAAGGAAAGCAAAAGTGATAATTTTTCCTATTCTGAAGCGTATCCCAAAACGGCAAAAACACTCATCAGTAAATTCATTTTTACTTTTTTCTCAGCTTCTTTTTGGTAGGTTTCTGCGTTTTTATGAGGAACATACATTTCGTAAAAACTTTTATTCCGAATTACAAAAAGAGTAGAACCAATAATGGTGGTGAGAAGATCTTCAGGTTTTGGTGTAAAAGTGAAAACACCTGTAACGACTCCTTTTTTTATAACTTCATCCAGTTTTCTTACAAAAAGCTGGTAAAATTCCATCAATTCATCTCTTAAACTTTCGGTGTGCCGAAGTTCTTGGGTTACAAAACCATGAAAGTAATTGTATTTAAAAAGCTGATTTACAATGTACTTTATAATTTCCTTCATCTGCATTTCCGGCTTTCCGTTCTTTATTGTATCTGTAAATTCAGAAAAGTTTTCTCTGGTCTTTAGCACACGATATTGGTAAAGCGAAGACATCATTTTTTCTTTGGAACCGAAGTAATAAGAAATCATGGCTACATTAATATTGGCTTTTGAGGAAATATCTCTTACCGAAGTGCCTTCATATCCTTTTTGGGCAATAAGCTCTTCGGCAACATCCAGAATGTGCATCTGTTTATCCGTAAATTTTTTAGCCATATCAGTTTTTAGTAAAAATAAGTATTTTTAATTTGATGCAAAATGTTTGTTTGATGATTTTTTGCGATTCTTAAATAGAATTATCTGTTTTGTTTAGTTTTTGAATGGTTTAAAGGTTTTTAAAATTATATAGTGAAAATCTCTCTTCGTATTCTTTAATGATTATCTTTTTCAAAATTTGTATTTTTGGTTATGGAATTTTTTGATTTTCATCATCATAAAAAACAGGTAGCTTATGGAATTTATAATATAGATATAGAAACCAGTGCACCCGATTTTTTGTATTCTGCAGGAATTCATCCTAAAGATATTGACGAGGAAAATATAGAAAATCAGTTTAAATGGTTACAGTCCGTAATTTCTGAAAACTGTTTTGCGATAGGAGAGTGCGGTTTAGATTCTACAGTTCTATCAAGCATGAAACTTCAGGAGGATGTTTTTTTAAGACAGATTCAAATGGCAAATGATTTTAATAAACCAATTATTATCCATTGTGTGAGAAAGTTTTATGAAATTATTTCTTTTAGAAAATTTTCTCAACAGCCAATGATTATCCATGGTTTTAATAAAAAAGAAAAGGTAGCCGAAGATTTGCTAAAGAATAATTTTTATTTAAGTTTTGGAAAAGCTGTACTGTATAATTTATCTTTGCAGAATACGGTGAAAAAAATTCCTTTAGATAAATTTTTTTTAGAAACGGATAACGATAATTTTAATATCGCAGACTTATACCTCAAGGTTTCTGAACTTAAAGGGATTTCTTTGGAAAAACTTCATTCGCAGATTTTAGAAAATTTAGATACGTTAAAAAATGGATAAATATTGGCTGGAAAGAACAGAACTGCTCATTAAAGAAGAAGGTTTGCAAAAACTGAACAGTGCTTCTGTTCTGGTAGTAGGATTAGGAGGTGTTGGTTCTTTCGCAGCAGAATTTTTGGCTAGAGCTGGAGTAGGAAATATGACGATTGTAGATGGTGACACGGTAGATACTACCAATATCAATAGGCAATTGCCGGCTTTACATTCTACGGTAGGAAAAAATAAAGTAGATGTTGTGGCAGAAAGACTTTTGGATATCAATCCTGCCCTGAATTTAATTAAAATAAATGAGTTTCTGAATCCCGAAAGAATGGATGAAATTCTCGATAGCGGAAATTTTAACTATATTTTGGATTGTATTGATAGTGTTACCCCAAAACTTACTTTAATAAAATCTGCTAAAAGAAGAAGAATAAAACTCATCAGTTCTATGGGAGCTGGAGGTAAAACAGACCCGTCTAAAGTCATGGTAAGGGATATCAGTAAAACTCAAAACTGCTATCTTGCGAGACAGATAAGGAAAAGATTACGAAAGGAAAAGATAAATAAAGGATTCAAGTGTGTTTTTTCTAATGAACTTCAGAAAGATGACAGTTTAAAAATGACCGATGGAACTAATTATAAAAGGTCTTTTTATGGAACCATAAGTTACATTCCTGCAATTTTTGGGTTGTATGCCGCTGCGGAAGTAATTAATTATTTAGTGAATAAAAATTAATGTCAGACTACAAATACCCGAAAGCCGAAAAGCTGAAGAAAAAAGCAGAAATAGATATTCTTTTTGCCAAAGGAAAATGGAAAACTTCTGGAAACCTCAGGGCGATTATTCTTAAAAATCATCCAAATTTGCCAATGGAAGGGGTGAAGTTTGGTGTTTCGGTTTCAAAAAGATATTTTAAAAAGGCAGTTCACAGGAATCGAATTAAAAGACTTTTGAGAGAATGTTATCGCCTGAACAAAACCCTTTTTAGAAAAAGTTTCGGAGAGAAAACTATTGCCATGCTCTTTTGGATTTCAAAAGATATACCGCAAAAATTTCAGGATGTTGAGGCTGAGTTTATTCAGCTTTGCGAATCTCAGACCCCCCCAAAAAAACTAAATTTTTAAAGAAAATGACTGCACTCTTTGGGGTGCAATTTTTTTATCTCTCCAATCATATAAATTTTTGTAGCTTTAGTTAAATATTACACGAATGGATACTTTAAATCAGATTCCTTATTTTGATTTTCTACTTAGTGCTTTTTTAGGAATCGGACTTTCGGCTGCAACGGGATTTCGGGTTTTTCTCCCGATGTTTTTGGTAAGTCTTGCGTCTTATTTTCATTGGATTCCTTCTCTTAATACTTTTGAATGGCTTTCAACACTTCCTGCTCTTATTACTACAGGAATTACGACTTTAGTTGAGATTTTAGCATATTATATACCCGTTGTGGATAATTTTTTAGATACCATTGCGGTTCCAATGGCAAGTGTGGCAGGCTCTGTGCTTTTTGCGAGTCAGTTTGCAGGTTTGGGTACTGTTCCTCAATGGGGATTGGCGATTATTGCGGGAGGAGGAACAGCGGCAACCATCAGCTCTGGTTTTGCAGGAATACGGGCTGTTTCTACCACAACAACCGCAGGTGTGGGAAATAATATTGTAGGAAGTTCGGAAACTGCCGGAGCAGGAATTATGACTGTATTGGCAATGGTAATTCCTGTAATTGCGGCATTAATTGCTATTTTTTGTGTTGTACTGGTTGTTTTTTTCGGAAGAAAAGCGTGGAAAAAATTATTAAGCAAACAAAACTGAAATGAACTTATAGTTGAATTGTAAAATCATCTCTGTCGTTCAAAAACTGAAAATGGCTTCTGAAATTTTCTAGTTCAGTTATATTTAATTCAGCTGAAATTAAATTATCTTTTTTGTCGGAAACTTCTCTGCCATCTGCAAAAAAGCAATGAGAACTTTCTTGGTAGAAAAGATTATTTCCATCTGTGCCGGTTCTGTTTAATCCAAATACATAAGATAAGTTTTCTATAGCTCTGGCTTTTAGCAAATGTTCCCATGCGGCAACTCTTTTTTCCGGCCAGTTGGCAACGTATAAAATGGCATCGTAATCGTTATTGTTTCGGGAAAAAACCGGAAAACGAAGATCATAGCAAACTTGTAGTAAAAACCTGAAGCCGCCATATTCTACAATAACTCTTTCTTTACCGGGAGTATAAACTTTGTCTTCACCCGAAAAAGAAAAAAGGTGTCTTTTGTCATAAAAGATAACATCAGAATTCGGTTTCACAAAATACATTCTGTTATAAAAATTTCCTTCATGCTCAATAGAAGCACTACCACAAAAAGCTGCATTTTTTTCTTTGGATATTTTCTTTAAAAATTCTAAAGATTCTTCATTTCTGTCGGATATTTCGTCTGCATCCATACAAAACCCGGTAGAAAACATTTCTGGAAGAAGAAATAAATCTGCACTTTCGTTGTTCAGTATTTCAGAAATTTTTTCAAAATTCTGCTTTTTATCTTTCCAAATGATATCTAAATTGATTCCGGTAATTCTCATGCGGCGATTTTTTCTTAAATGTATTAAATTTGAATCATTCAAATGAAACCTATTTTCAGTATAAAAGTAAGATTTTAAATTGATTTCGGTTTTATTTTTGATGCAGATATTTTTTAATATAAATTTGAAGAGTATGAAGAAAATTGTTTTAATGATGCTGTTTTTTGCCGGAATCGCAACTAATGCTCAGGCATATACCGGAAAGGGAGATCATAAAGTAAATGCAGGGCTTAACGCTTGGGGGTACGGAACCGGTATTGCCGCAACGTATGATTATGGTCTCAACAAACTTATTTCCGTTGGAGCCGGGGGAAATATTTATTTTGATAATTATAGAGATAATAATAAAGACAATAGAGTTTTTGTTTTCGGGCGTGTAAATTTTCATCTTAGAGAAACGTTAGATTTGCCTCAGCAATTAGATATTTATCCCGGTGTGGATTTGGGTGTTTTAGGAAGAGATTTTGGTATCGGAGCTCATATCGGAGCAAGATACTTTTTCACAGATAGTATTGGTGTTTTTGCCGAAGTCGGTAATAACGGCAGTCTTGGGGTTTCATTTAATTTCTAAATACATAAAACATCTGACAAAGCTTCTCATTATGAGGAGCTTTTTTATTTGGCATCCTATTGATAATTCTTACCTTTGCAAATTAAAATTTAAAAATAATTAATGGAATTAGCAATCAAAATTTTTCAATTTATATTAAGTATCTCTATTCTGGTTATTCTTCATGAATTGGGGCATTTTCTGCCTGCGAAATGGTTTAAAACTAAAGTAGAAAAGTTTTACCTGTTCTTTGATCCTTGGTTTTCTGTGGTGAAAAAGAAAATTGGAGAAACAGAATACGGAATTGGTTGGCTGCCATTTGGTGGTTATGTGAAAATTGCCGGGATGGTAGACGAAAGCATGGATACCGAACAGCTTAAAAAACCTGCACAACCTTGGGAATTTCGTGCAAAACCAGCGTGGCAAAGGTTAATTATCATGTTGGGAGGAGTTACGGTAAACTTTTTTCTTGCATGGATAATTTTTTCTTGTCTTATGGCAAACAATGGAGAAAATATTTTTGAAGCTGAAAAAATGACTACGCCTTTAAGTTATTCGGATGCAGCAAAAAAAATGGGGTTTGAAGATGGAGATAAAATCCTTAAAGTGGATGGGAAAACTCAGAAGGACTTCAAAAAATTGGCATTAGACGTTTTATTGAGCGATGAAGTTACTGTGGAAAGAAAAGGTAAAGAAGTTACTTTTCATACCAACGATGACGGTAAAGCTTTGGCATTTAATGATCCAGAGCCAAGATCTTTTCTTACTCCGAGATTACTGCCGGTAATTGATACTATTGCCTTTAAAGAAGCAAAAGACGCAGGTTTAAAAGTTGGAGATCAAATTACTGAAATCAACGGTAAAACCATTCATTTTTTTGATGAGGTAAGACCAATTGCAACTCAGTTCGCTGGAAAAACGATTGATCTTAAAGTATTGAGAGATCATAATGTTGTAGATCTTAAAGTGCCTGTATCTAAAGAGGGAGCAATAGGAATTAATGCCATGAAACAGATTGAAAAGTACAATAAACACATAGATTATGGTTTTGCGGGTGCTGTTCAGAGAGGATTTACCTTAACCATTGAAAGTTTGACTTATCAGATTAAACAATTTAAACTTGTTTTTAACAAAAAGGTACAGGGATATAAAAAAGTGGGAGGTCCTTTAGCGATCATCAATAAAATGGAAGTAAAGAAATCAGAAAACGGAAGCCTTTCTATAGACTGGAGCTGGTTTTGGGGATTTACTGCAATGTTTTCTGTATGGTTGGCTTTCTTAAATTTAATTCCTATTCCGGGATTAGACGGTGGACATGTTATTTTCACACTGTATGAAATGATTGTAGGAAAACCTGTTCCGCAAAAAGTTTTGGAAAATGCTCAAATGGTGGGAGTTATATTCCTTTTAGGATTAATGGTTCTTATCTTCGGAAGCGATATTTTCAAGTGGATTTCGGGAACATTATAATTTTTTGAAAAATATTTGAAAAATATTTGCGTGGTATAAATATCTGTCCTATATTTGCACCACTTAAAAACAAGGACATTCCTCCTTAGCTCAGTTGGTTAGAGCATCTGACTGTTAATCAGAGGGTCGCTGGTTCGAGCCCAGCAGGAGGAGCAAAAAGACTTACAGAAATGTAAGTCTTTTTTTATTTCTTTTACAAGATTTCTACAAGAGTTTTGATATGTAAAACGACTTATAAAGTTAATTTTTCATTTTTGTTCAAAGTGCATTTCGGTAGTTCGTTTATGTTCCTGACAAAATATTCGAATCAATATAGGGTAGAATGTATTCAGGTATAAAAAAGAAAAGACTTTTTGCCTTTATAACTTTTTATCCTAGTCAATATCCTTTCAATTTTACATTCTTCAAAGACCATCACCTAAAAAAGAAAAGAGACTGCCGTAAAAACAGCAATCTCTAATTTTATTATAATTATATAATACGTAAGTAAGTCTTATAATTATTTTTTTATGAATTTAAAGCTCTTTATTTGTCCATTTTTATTAATATAATTACCAACATAATCCCCTTTCAGTAAGCTACTAATATTTAGTCTCTTTTCGGTAAGTTTAGATGTTAATACAAGTTTACCAGATACATCATAAATGTTAACAACGATATTATCATCTTTATCATTAATTTGAATAAAATCGCTTGCGGGATTAGGGAATACATCTACTTTCAAGTCATTATTTTTAACCAAATCATTAGTAGATAAATTAGATAAATTATCGGAGGTAACAATTAATGTGAAATTTTGGCTACCAGAACGTAAATTGCCTTTATTAGTAACTACTATAGTATAAGTTCCTGAAGGATTATTAATATCGACTCTCTCAAAGTTATCTACATCATTTGTTCCTGAGTTTGTTGCGGCTGCAGAAGGATTAGACATTCCTTGTAGTTTCCAAGGATAATATGTGTTACCATCTTTAATAACTTTTACATCTAAATCATTAACCAAATACTTGTCGTTTGGATCTGTAGCTCCATTATTTACAAGAAATTGAGAAGCTTGTGGATCTGTCCAAGATATAGAAACTTTTAAAGGGTTTGTGCCTGATGCTGTTATAGTTTTGCTGTAAGTAGACCCACTCGTAAGATTAAGTTCTTGGATAATGCTTTGATTTGCGCCAGTTGAGTTTTTATCTCTAATTGTAATAGCTGCTTTTTGTGCATTTACCAATCCCCATCCAAATTTGTAATCTGGACCAGGAGTACTTCCTGCTTCATCAGCGGTATGGAGTATTAATCCCTTTACTGAAGCAGATTTCAAATAATTAGAATATAATTGGTTATGATATTGCTGAAGCAATAAAGTGACTGCAGTAATACCAGGTGCCGCCATTGATGTACCAGACATTAATCCTGTTGCATTATCAGCGATTGCTAAGGTAGATCTTACGTCTACACCTTTCATTGAGATTTCGGGCTTAATTCTACCGTCATCCGATGGTCCCCAACTGCTAAAGGGAGACATTGTTACACTTGATGAACCAGTATAAGGATCTACCTTATAGACGGCAGCAACGGTAAGAGCATTTTTCGCATTTGCATGTCCAAATATTAAATCATAACCATTTTTCGCATTTAATTGTGATAATGCTGGTTGGGTTGTTACATTTCTGTCATTACCTGCTGCATATACAGGTAAATAAAATGGGTTGTTATAGGTAATGTTATCAACTTGTTGTGCACGAGAATCATACGCACCATAGTACCAAGCACTGCTTAGTTGGCCGGATGCATAAGAATGATTAGATACTAATAATCCGCTTCCAGCTTCACTTGTCATTTCAGATAAATCATTATCCCAATTGTAGGACCTTACAGAAGAATTGAATGCCACGCCTCTTACACTTGATAAAATAATACCTTGTGCGCATATTGTGCCTGCAACGTGAGTAGCGTGATCATGATAAGGTGAACCATCAAGATTTGTAATTTTACTAGCGCCGTTTACCATAAATTCTATATGGGTATCTCTTACATTTCCTCCATCCCAAACACCTGCTATCATATTTTGTCCTTGGATATTTATGCCTAGAGAACCTCCATTGTAAAGAGTGTTTGCTCTAGCTGTAAGAGCTGCTCCCTCATTATCTGTTCTAGCAAAAACTTTTTCTCCATTTGGTAAAACATCTAATAACTCCTGTGTCCCATATTCTCCTATTTTTGTAATAGGATTATAGTTTGGATTTGTTTTTAAAAAATTTGCAAGTCTCGCTTTTCTTTCTAAATTTTCTTGTGATAATTTCTGTTGTAATAAAATGTTACCAGATTTATTAGATTGTTCAGCAATTATTTTTCTTTCCGATGCAGTTTGGGCATTCAATAGAATCGGGCTTAAAAACAAATAGCTTAATAAATATACATGCTTTTTCATTATTAATTATTAAATTTAGACAAATATATGTAATTTCCAAATAATATATAAAAGTTAGACCCAAAATAAAAGTTAAA encodes the following:
- the rseP gene encoding RIP metalloprotease RseP, with the translated sequence MELAIKIFQFILSISILVILHELGHFLPAKWFKTKVEKFYLFFDPWFSVVKKKIGETEYGIGWLPFGGYVKIAGMVDESMDTEQLKKPAQPWEFRAKPAWQRLIIMLGGVTVNFFLAWIIFSCLMANNGENIFEAEKMTTPLSYSDAAKKMGFEDGDKILKVDGKTQKDFKKLALDVLLSDEVTVERKGKEVTFHTNDDGKALAFNDPEPRSFLTPRLLPVIDTIAFKEAKDAGLKVGDQITEINGKTIHFFDEVRPIATQFAGKTIDLKVLRDHNVVDLKVPVSKEGAIGINAMKQIEKYNKHIDYGFAGAVQRGFTLTIESLTYQIKQFKLVFNKKVQGYKKVGGPLAIINKMEVKKSENGSLSIDWSWFWGFTAMFSVWLAFLNLIPIPGLDGGHVIFTLYEMIVGKPVPQKVLENAQMVGVIFLLGLMVLIFGSDIFKWISGTL
- a CDS encoding S8 family serine peptidase, translating into MKKHVYLLSYLFLSPILLNAQTASERKIIAEQSNKSGNILLQQKLSQENLERKARLANFLKTNPNYNPITKIGEYGTQELLDVLPNGEKVFARTDNEGAALTARANTLYNGGSLGINIQGQNMIAGVWDGGNVRDTHIEFMVNGASKITNLDGSPYHDHATHVAGTICAQGIILSSVRGVAFNSSVRSYNWDNDLSEMTSEAGSGLLVSNHSYASGQLSSAWYYGAYDSRAQQVDNITYNNPFYLPVYAAGNDRNVTTQPALSQLNAKNGYDLIFGHANAKNALTVAAVYKVDPYTGSSSVTMSPFSSWGPSDDGRIKPEISMKGVDVRSTLAIADNATGLMSGTSMAAPGITAVTLLLQQYHNQLYSNYLKSASVKGLILHTADEAGSTPGPDYKFGWGLVNAQKAAITIRDKNSTGANQSIIQELNLTSGSTYSKTITASGTNPLKVSISWTDPQASQFLVNNGATDPNDKYLVNDLDVKVIKDGNTYYPWKLQGMSNPSAAATNSGTNDVDNFERVDINNPSGTYTIVVTNKGNLRSGSQNFTLIVTSDNLSNLSTNDLVKNNDLKVDVFPNPASDFIQINDKDDNIVVNIYDVSGKLVLTSKLTEKRLNISSLLKGDYVGNYINKNGQIKSFKFIKK